The Spiroplasma citri genome has a segment encoding these proteins:
- a CDS encoding DUF2649 domain-containing protein produces the protein MQNDWIKLKEFFIHIFLFIDKTNVESITMWNLTQNEYLTLMVGVWVVILFLTWFFLWMVFKIVGYFK, from the coding sequence ATGCAAAATGATTGAATTAAATTAAAAGAGTTTTTTATTCATATATTTTTGTTTATCGATAAAACGAATGTTGAAAGTATTACAATGTGGAATTTAACGCAAAATGAATATTTAACCTTGATGGTTGGTGTTTGAGTTGTGATTTTGTTTTTAACTTGGTTTTTCTTGTGAATGGTTTTTA
- a CDS encoding DUF3627 domain-containing protein: protein MIKLSNFVKKNHNVENYFISKEFIPFTTEKASFINLPNHNRHIGFWLSNKFIYPSEKHLEQVAICLIYDNYYPIVKYDENLKRNIWKSLTGTELINLYNQYKQNYSTKMKKALFSSEPKKVKTNKNNLTNLSVEKEQELINDLKDLN from the coding sequence ATGATAAAATTGAGTAATTTTGTTAAGAAAAATCATAATGTAGAAAATTATTTTATTAGTAAGGAATTTATCCCTTTTACAACAGAAAAAGCAAGTTTTATTAATTTACCTAATCATAATCGTCATATTGGTTTTTGATTGAGTAATAAGTTTATTTATCCGAGTGAAAAACATTTGGAACAAGTAGCAATCTGTTTGATTTATGATAATTATTATCCTATTGTAAAATATGATGAAAATTTAAAGCGTAATATTTGAAAGAGTTTAACTGGAACGGAATTAATTAATTTATATAATCAATATAAACAAAATTACTCTACTAAAATGAAAAAAGCGTTATTTTCAAGTGAACCTAAAAAAGTAAAAACAAATAAAAATAATTTAACAAATTTAAGTGTTGAAAAAGAACAAGAATTAATTAATGATTTGAAAGACTTAAATTAA